A stretch of the Nematostella vectensis chromosome 1, jaNemVect1.1, whole genome shotgun sequence genome encodes the following:
- the LOC5517175 gene encoding solute carrier family 41 member 1: MRTFPVARLLIFFVVVGAKNNEATNGTETRRRRRKKHSKMVPYVKVVKNSDDEMAVDLPSQDITSGCSEDEEPFGRLLKTSHGRQTTMDGPEAKLDSSESNENLDLELLLPDNLELIRTKGDKSPAVEETWFVIALQVFFPFLIAGFGTVAAGLVLDIVQHWKVYQQISEIFILVPALLGLKGNLEMTLASRLSTAANIGHTDNSKDKWKLVGGNLALLQVQATVVGALAAIAAVVMGWVLDGHFDINHATLLCASGLVTATSASFILGSVMVAVVLFSRYCKINPDNVATPIAASLGDLTTLSLLSWISKFLYNKIGTEHHWVAPVICVGFFVVLPVWCYICHKNHFTHDVLYSGWVPVISAMVISSSGGLVLDYAVVSYHGIAVFSPVMNGVGGNLVAVQASRLSTHLHQLGRPGRLPKGSKYKGCIDTFFGPGADAKTVRVLMLLVVPGHLVFLYTIRMMQGGHTSFTAVFTTFYLLVGVLQVSFLLLLANWLVHWMWKRGKDPDNCTIPYLTALGDLLGTALLAAAFHFLWFIGDRDSDVGD, translated from the exons ATGAGGACCTTCCCAGTTGCACGGTTGCTTATATTTTTCGTTGTCGTCGGGGCAAAGAATAACGAAGCCACAAACGGCACTGAAACGCGGCGTAGACGACGTAAAAAACACTCTAAGATGGTACCGTACGTTAAGGTTGTTAAGAATTCAGATGATGAGATGGCGGTCGATTTGCCCAGTCAGGACATAACTTCAGGCTGTTCGGAAGATGAAGAACCGTTTGGAAGGTTGTTGAAAACAAGTCATGGACGGCAGACTACTATGGATGGACCGGAAGCGAAACTTGACTCATCCGAATCGAATGAAAATCTGGATTTAGAACTTTTGTTACCAGATAACCTGGAATTGATAAGGACTAAGGGTGATAAATCACCGGCCGTCGAGGAAACATGGTTTGTTATTGCCCTGCAAGTTTTCTTTCCGTTTCTTATCGCGGGTTTTGGTACCGTTGCTGCCGGCCTTGTGTTGGATATTGTGCAg CATTGGAAAGTGTACCAACAGATTTCAGAAATATTCATATTAGTACCTGCACTACTGGGACTGAAAGGCAACTTAGAAATGACATTGGCATCAAGACTATCCACTGCA GCAAATATTGGACACACAGATAACAGTAAAGATAAGTGGAAACTTGTCGGTGGAAATCTAGCACTGCTTCAG GTACAAGCTACAGTTGTTGGAGCTTTGGCCGCCATAGCTGCGGTTGTCATGGGGTGGGTCCTTGATGGCCACTTTGACATCAACCATGCCACCCTGCTTTGTGCCAGTGGACTTGTTACGGCAACATCAGCAAGTTTTATCCTTGGCTCTGTCATGGTTGCTGTGGTGCTGTTCTCAAGATACTGCAAGATTAACCCTGATAATGTAGCAACACCAATTGCTGCTAGTTTAGGAGACCTCACTACGTTGTCATTGCTTTCTTGGATTAGCAaatttttatataataaaatag GTACTGAGCATCACTGGGTGGCACCGGTGATATGTGTGGGGTTTTTTGTGGTGTTGCCAGTATGGTGCTATATATGCCACAAGAATCACTTCACACATGATGTACTCTACTCTGGATGGGTGCCTGTCATCAGTGCAATGGTAATTAGCAG TTCTGGTGGTCTAGTGCTCGACTATGCAGTTGTTAGTTATCATGGTATAGCTGTTTTTAGTCCAGTCATGAATG GTGTTGGGGGTAATCTTGTAGCTGTCCAAGCAAGCAGATTATCAACACATCTACATCAGCTTGGCAGGCCAGGAAGACTCCCTAAGGGCAGTAAATACAAAGGATGTATAGACACCTTCTTTGGACCAG GCGCTGATGCCAAAACAGTGCGAGTGCTGATGCTTTTGGTCGTACCTGGCCATCTTGTGTTCTTGTACACCATACGTATGATGCAAGGTGGACATACCTCATTTACTGCAGTCTTCACCACGTTCTACTTATTGGTGGGCGTGTTACAG GTATCCTTTCTTCTCTTGCTGGCTAACTGGCTTGTTCACTGGATGTGGAAGAGGGGCAAAGACCCTGATAATTGCACCATACCATATCTGACTGCTCTAGGCGACCTACTGGGTACAGCCTTACTTGCCGCAGCCTTTCACTTCCTCTGGTTTATTGGAGACCGAGATAGTGACGTTGGAGATTAA